One bacterium DNA segment encodes these proteins:
- a CDS encoding TIGR03960 family B12-binding radical SAM protein — translation MQPGLETILPLVEKPGRYIGGETGAAPPARPGELRFVLCYPDVYEIGMSHKGFLNLYGALAEVDGVAVERCFAPWGDMAAELRRRGIPLGALESGLPLSSADALGFSVATPLHFTTALSMLELARVPLLAADRGEDDPLVIAGGQAMFNAEPMADFLDAVALGEGDELVVELAEVVRAAEAKGAARAETLRRLGAVEGVYVPSWYEATYDGALFAGLRRKEPSAPARVRKRTPADAAAVPAAPPIVANIPPTHDRLAVEVIRGCVWGCRFCQAGMVTRPARERDTVACLGEAEALTTATGASALSFLALNACDYSLLEPLVANVRSSRPDVNLSLPAARISSYRGEISAALISQRRSQQTFAPEVGAERLRAVINKDFANDDVLAAVAAAGRAGCQNVKLYFMVGLPSETDDDAASIGELIAPCRRALREGLGRWGNLSAAVSPFVPHAHTPFQWLGLAPPEVLARRIALAKKAAPRQVKVEGEVGSRVLEACLARGDRRLGPVILEAYRRGARFDAWRERYDAGAWEAAFAAAGLDMETYARRELPLEAPLPWDHVDVGVTKDFLAAELERAAEGRPTPPCDSVACRRCGACDDRVTLRFAASELPDARAPGRAALTSRKQRLRFTYGKAGPWRWLSHLELYRLLLAQLRRAGVPLSRSAGFSPKPRLVLAPALPVGVAGDEEYGEVFLYEETAPRDFVARVNEEEPFVLARAWEEDARGPALEKTLEGARYRVEFTPLAASLDLRTEAVVENVDARLAEGNVVVSSRRGPVDLAGQWELESWSREDGVLEFYLAAGAVGALYGVIAQLADVDPKAARVAGVTRTRVALGDANAGQD, via the coding sequence ATGCAACCCGGCCTGGAAACGATACTCCCCCTCGTAGAAAAACCCGGCCGCTACATCGGCGGCGAGACAGGCGCCGCGCCGCCGGCGCGCCCGGGCGAGCTGCGCTTCGTCCTGTGCTACCCCGACGTCTACGAAATCGGCATGAGCCACAAGGGGTTTTTAAACCTGTACGGCGCGTTGGCCGAGGTCGACGGCGTAGCCGTCGAAAGGTGTTTCGCTCCCTGGGGCGATATGGCGGCCGAGCTCCGCCGACGCGGTATCCCGCTCGGCGCGCTCGAGTCCGGCCTGCCGCTCTCCTCCGCCGACGCGCTCGGTTTCTCCGTCGCGACGCCGCTGCACTTCACCACCGCGCTCTCGATGCTCGAGCTCGCCCGCGTTCCGCTGCTCGCCGCCGACCGCGGCGAAGATGACCCTCTCGTAATCGCCGGCGGCCAGGCTATGTTCAACGCCGAACCCATGGCCGACTTCCTCGACGCCGTCGCGCTGGGCGAGGGCGACGAGCTGGTCGTCGAGCTCGCCGAAGTCGTCCGCGCCGCCGAAGCCAAAGGTGCTGCTCGAGCCGAGACGCTGCGACGGCTGGGAGCCGTAGAGGGCGTGTACGTGCCGTCGTGGTACGAGGCGACGTACGACGGCGCCCTCTTCGCGGGGCTCCGCCGTAAAGAACCCTCGGCCCCGGCGCGGGTTCGGAAGCGGACGCCGGCCGACGCGGCCGCCGTCCCGGCCGCCCCTCCCATAGTGGCCAACATACCCCCCACCCACGACCGCCTGGCGGTCGAAGTTATACGCGGGTGCGTATGGGGGTGCCGCTTCTGCCAGGCGGGGATGGTCACGAGGCCGGCGCGCGAGCGCGACACCGTCGCCTGCCTGGGGGAAGCGGAAGCGCTCACGACGGCGACGGGAGCTTCGGCGTTGTCGTTCCTAGCCCTCAACGCCTGCGATTACTCGTTGCTCGAGCCGCTCGTCGCGAACGTTCGCTCGAGCCGCCCCGACGTCAACCTGTCGCTGCCGGCGGCGCGCATATCGTCGTACCGCGGCGAGATATCGGCGGCCCTCATATCGCAGCGGCGGAGCCAACAGACCTTCGCCCCCGAGGTCGGCGCGGAACGCCTGCGCGCGGTTATCAACAAGGACTTCGCCAACGACGACGTCCTAGCCGCGGTGGCCGCCGCCGGCCGCGCCGGCTGCCAGAACGTCAAACTCTACTTCATGGTGGGCCTTCCGTCGGAGACGGACGACGACGCGGCGAGTATCGGCGAGCTAATCGCCCCTTGTAGGCGCGCGCTCCGCGAGGGCCTGGGGCGCTGGGGGAACCTCTCCGCCGCCGTCTCGCCGTTCGTGCCGCACGCCCACACGCCGTTCCAATGGCTGGGCCTCGCGCCGCCGGAAGTGCTGGCGCGCCGCATCGCGCTGGCCAAGAAGGCCGCCCCCCGGCAGGTCAAGGTGGAGGGCGAGGTCGGTTCGCGCGTCCTGGAGGCCTGCCTCGCCCGGGGCGACCGCCGCCTGGGCCCCGTCATCCTGGAGGCGTACCGCCGCGGCGCGCGCTTCGACGCCTGGCGCGAGCGCTACGACGCCGGCGCGTGGGAGGCCGCCTTCGCCGCCGCCGGCCTGGACATGGAAACGTACGCCCGGCGCGAGCTGCCGCTCGAGGCGCCGCTGCCGTGGGACCACGTCGACGTCGGCGTGACGAAAGATTTCCTGGCCGCCGAATTGGAGCGCGCCGCCGAAGGCCGGCCTACGCCGCCCTGCGACAGCGTCGCGTGCCGGCGCTGCGGCGCGTGCGACGACCGCGTTACGCTCAGGTTCGCGGCGTCGGAGCTTCCCGACGCCCGGGCGCCGGGCCGCGCCGCACTCACGAGCCGGAAGCAACGCCTGAGGTTTACGTACGGCAAGGCGGGACCGTGGCGTTGGTTGTCGCACCTCGAGCTGTACCGCCTGTTGCTGGCGCAACTGCGCCGCGCCGGCGTGCCGCTCTCGCGGTCCGCCGGGTTCTCGCCCAAGCCGCGGTTGGTGCTCGCGCCGGCGCTGCCGGTGGGCGTCGCCGGCGACGAGGAATACGGCGAGGTATTCCTGTACGAGGAAACCGCGCCCCGAGACTTCGTCGCGCGCGTTAACGAGGAGGAGCCGTTCGTCCTGGCCCGGGCGTGGGAGGAAGACGCGCGCGGCCCGGCGTTGGAGAAAACGCTCGAGGGCGCGCGTTACCGCGTGGAGTTCACGCCCCTGGCCGCGTCCCTGGATTTACGGACGGAGGCCGTAGTCGAGAACGTAGACGCGCGGCTGGCCGAAGGCAACGTGGTGGTCTCGAGCCGGCGCGGCCCGGTGGACCTGGCGGGACAATGGGAGCTCGAGTCCTGGTCGCGCGAAGACGGCGTGTTGGAATTCTACCTCGCCGCCGGGGCCGTGGGGGCGTTGTACGGTGTCATAGCTCAGCTGGCGGACGTAGACCCGAAGGCGGCCCGGGTGGCCGGCGTCACGAGGACGCGCGTCGCGCTCGGCGACGCGAACGCCGGCCAAGACTGA
- a CDS encoding Rne/Rng family ribonuclease produces MAQKDILVDSSLGEVRVAVVENGKLVELYLEHEDAEHYAGDIYKGRVEDVLPGLGSAFVDIGHEKRGLLHASDVVATGIEDIDEIFLSQARGAGTAAAAAARGHIGDVLQSGQHIIVQVTKESIGDKGAKLTTAVAIPGRYFVLAPYADRVNISSRIEDEAERERLRRLAEDAKPAGYGFIVRTAAQGIEPELILRDMEDLVETWRRILKKSERKRAPALLYKDKDLLERVLRDQFTGDVDTFIADSFATYERVVALAEKYAPDFVSRVRLYEDDHPIFDAYGVEGEIDRMFRRKIWLRSGGYIVIDEAEALVAIDVNTGRFLGREDQEDTILKTNLEAAAEIARQVRLRNIGGIIIIDFIDMTVAENKGKVLETLKGYMARDRARSKILELSELGMVEMTRQRQRGSLVAALSRTCPYCRGRGAVLDFDVLGVKIERELARRLREESFAEITVVVHPRVKNFLDTTFAERLNRLELENGAQINVVSREDVALDDVEIIKPRRGAKEYAD; encoded by the coding sequence ATGGCGCAAAAAGATATCCTGGTCGACTCCTCGCTGGGCGAGGTCCGCGTGGCCGTGGTCGAGAACGGCAAGCTGGTGGAGCTGTATCTCGAGCACGAGGACGCGGAGCACTACGCCGGCGACATCTACAAGGGAAGGGTGGAAGACGTGCTCCCCGGCCTGGGTTCGGCCTTCGTCGACATCGGCCACGAAAAGCGAGGGCTCCTGCACGCCTCCGACGTAGTCGCGACCGGGATCGAGGACATCGACGAGATTTTCTTATCGCAAGCGCGGGGCGCCGGGACGGCCGCGGCGGCGGCGGCGCGCGGCCACATCGGAGACGTACTACAATCGGGCCAGCACATAATAGTCCAAGTGACCAAAGAATCAATCGGCGACAAGGGCGCTAAACTCACCACGGCCGTCGCCATCCCGGGCCGATACTTCGTCCTGGCGCCGTACGCCGACCGCGTCAACATATCCTCCCGCATCGAGGACGAGGCGGAGCGGGAGCGGCTACGCCGTTTGGCCGAAGACGCCAAACCCGCGGGTTACGGTTTCATAGTACGCACCGCGGCCCAGGGCATAGAGCCGGAATTAATACTGCGCGATATGGAGGACCTGGTCGAGACGTGGCGGCGGATTTTAAAAAAGTCGGAGCGCAAGCGCGCCCCGGCGCTCCTTTACAAAGATAAGGACCTCCTCGAGCGCGTGCTCCGCGACCAGTTCACGGGCGACGTGGACACGTTCATCGCCGACTCCTTCGCCACCTACGAACGCGTCGTAGCGCTGGCCGAGAAGTACGCGCCCGATTTCGTATCCCGCGTCCGGTTGTACGAGGACGACCACCCCATCTTCGACGCGTACGGCGTAGAGGGCGAAATCGACCGGATGTTTAGGCGGAAGATATGGTTGCGGAGCGGCGGCTACATCGTCATCGACGAGGCCGAGGCGCTGGTAGCCATCGACGTAAACACCGGCCGCTTTCTGGGACGCGAGGACCAGGAGGACACCATACTAAAGACCAACCTCGAGGCGGCGGCCGAGATCGCCCGCCAGGTCCGACTCCGCAACATCGGCGGCATCATCATTATCGATTTCATCGACATGACGGTCGCGGAGAACAAGGGGAAGGTCCTCGAGACGCTCAAGGGATATATGGCGCGGGACCGGGCGCGGAGCAAGATACTCGAGCTGTCGGAGCTCGGCATGGTGGAGATGACGCGACAGCGACAGCGCGGCAGCCTGGTGGCGGCGCTGAGCCGGACTTGCCCGTATTGCCGCGGCCGGGGCGCCGTGTTGGACTTCGACGTTCTCGGCGTTAAAATCGAACGCGAGCTCGCGCGCCGCCTGCGCGAAGAGAGCTTCGCGGAAATAACGGTCGTCGTTCACCCCCGCGTAAAGAATTTCCTGGATACGACGTTCGCGGAACGCCTAAACCGGCTCGAGCTCGAAAACGGCGCCCAAATCAACGTCGTCTCCCGCGAGGACGTAGCGTTGGACGACGTCGAAATCATAAAACCTCGGCGCGGCGCGAAGGAATACGCCGACTGA
- a CDS encoding C4-type zinc ribbon domain-containing protein, with protein MPLKNTDEENRGTNLDLDVLRELRNIDQSLVSLKAAFEKLKSAGDLTDDDIDVIMQEFENFVTGKVSQLDKVRNGLRALYERYYEKYHDRAIVSVKGGVCHGCFVTIPPMRLDIIRRMDSIEFCENCGRILIWEEE; from the coding sequence TTGCCGCTCAAAAACACCGACGAGGAAAACCGCGGCACGAATTTGGACCTCGACGTACTCCGCGAACTGCGGAACATCGACCAAAGCTTGGTGTCCTTGAAAGCGGCCTTCGAGAAGCTGAAATCGGCGGGGGATTTGACGGACGACGATATAGACGTCATTATGCAAGAATTCGAGAATTTCGTCACCGGCAAGGTCTCGCAGTTGGATAAAGTCCGCAACGGCCTACGCGCCCTCTACGAACGTTATTACGAGAAGTACCACGACCGAGCCATCGTCTCGGTCAAAGGAGGCGTGTGTCACGGCTGTTTCGTAACCATCCCCCCTATGCGCCTCGACATCATCCGCCGCATGGACAGCATCGAATTCTGCGAAAACTGCGGCCGGATACTGATATGGGAAGAAGAGTAA